The nucleotide sequence GCTTTGGACAGTTTTTCCATATCCTGTTTCGTTTTGGGTTCCACCGCCACGGAAATTACAGGTTCAGGGATAAACAGAGATTCCAAAATAATCGGCTTCGCGTCATCACAAAGGGTATCACCGGTGAGGGTATCTTTCAAACCCAACGCCGCCCCTAAGTCTCCAGCCCGCAGTTCATCCACTTCAATCCGATCATCGGCTTTGAGAACGATCAAACGGGAAATCCGTTCTTTCTTATCTTTCGAGGAGTTTAAAACATAGCTGCCCTTTTGCAGAACCCCGGAATAAACCCGAACAAAGGTCAAACGACCGTAGGGATCAGCCATGATCTTAAAGGCTAGAGCCGATAAGGGAGCGTTATCATCAGCATAACGGACGTCAATTTCACCACTGGGTAAGGTTCCCTGAATCGGAGGAACTTCCCCCGGAGCCGGGAGATAGTCAACTACCGCATCTAACAGTTGTTGTACCCCTTTGTTTTTGAAGGCCGAACCACACAGGAGCGGAATGATCGTCCCAGCAACTGTACCTTTGCGTAACTGCGTCCGAATTTCTTCGTTCGTCAGTTCTTCGCCTTCGAGGTACTTCTCCATCAGGTGATCATCAGTCTCAGCAACGGATTCCACCAATTTCACGCGGTATTCTTCCGCGATCTCTCTGACCGCTTCTGGAATATCATCGGTGATTTCGATATCCGTTCCTTTGTCGTTGGTGTAGATATAAGCTTTCATCTCCACCAAATCCACTAATCCTTGGAGGTTGTCTTCACTTCCTATCGGGATCTGGATCGGAACTGCATTGGCTCTTAAGCGATCGCGGATTTGCTCATAGACTTTGAAGAAATTCGCGCCTGTGCGATCCATCTTGTTCACAAAGACGATCCGAGGAACTTTATAGCGATCAGCTTGTCTCCAAACGGTTTCAGACTGAGGTTGTACACCACCGACTGAACAAAAGACAGCAATCACACCGTCTAACACCCGCATGGAGCGCTCGACTTCAATGGTGAAGTCAACGTGACCGGGAGTGTCAATGATATTGATCTTATGATCTTTCCAACTGGTAGTAATCGCGGCAGCCGTGATGGTAATTCCACGCTCCCGCTCTTGAGCCATCCAGTCGGTTACTGCGGTTCCTTCATGGACTTCGCCCATTTTATGAACCATGCCAGAGTAGAATAAAATCCGCTCTGTTGTGGTTGTTTTGCCCGCATCAATGTGGGCTGCAATACCAATATTCCGTACTCTCTCAAGCGGGACGGTACGTGCCACAGCTACCTCCTTTTTAAACCTTTATTAAGATTTTATACGTTTACGGATATCACTGCTATCCCCAATTTTTAGTACCGATAATGAGCAAAAGCTTTATTAGCTTCTGCCATCCGGTGGGTTTCTTCCCGTTTGCGAACTGCACTTCCGCTTTCGTTGGCGGCATCCATCAGTTCATTGGCTAATCGTACAGCCATGGAACGTCCGGTTCTAGCTCTAGCATATTGAATTAACCAACGTAGGGCTAAAGCTGTTCCTCGTTCTGAGCGGACTTCCATCGGAACTTGATAGGTTGCACCGCCAACCCGTCGTGCTTTCACTTCAACCAGGGGGGTAGCATTGCGAACGGCTTTTTCAAACACCTCTAAAGGCTCTGAACCCGTTCTTTCTTCGATTGTTTTCAGTGCCTGATAAATGATCCGGTAGGCAATGGATTTCTTTCCATGTTTCATGATGCGACGTACCATCATGCTAACTAAGCGACTGTTATAGACCGGATCAGCAGGGATCGGACGCTTCTGCACAACTCTGCGACGAGACATATTGTATCTTCCTCAACACAATAGATGATTTTAGATTTTCAGCGATGAGTACAAGTCATCCGAAGCTAACGGCTGTTAGCCTTGAGCTAACAACACAAGTGCAACTTTTAACTTGACCGTGATTCAAAGTTCTTATTTAGGACGCTTGGCGCCATACTTCGAGCGTCCCTGACGACGATCTTTGACTCCCGCCGTATCTAATGTTCCCCGAATAATGTGATATCGAACTCCAGGCAAATCTTTCACCCGACCGCCTCGAATCATTACTACGGAGTGTTCTTGCAAGTTGTGACCAATACCCGGAATATATGCTGTCACTTCATAGCCAGAGGTTAGCCGCACCCTTGCCACCTTACGCAGCGCGGAATTAGGTTTTTTGGGGGTGGTTGTATAAACCCGTGTGCAGACTCCCCGCCGTTGAGGGCAACTCTTAAGGGCGGGCGATTTTGTTTTCTTCTGAGTCTGTTCCCGTGCAGAACGAATTAGTTGCTGGATAGTGGGCATGAGTTACGACATACTGAAATAATTAGGCAATTTGAAGTTTTAAGGTATCTCCACTGAAATATCCCTCCCCTACCTGGGGACGGGACTTTCTTTCAAAAGTATGGTCAGATGTTGACACCCAAAAGATCATAATAACCCATCCAGGTACTTTTGGCAAACTTTCTCTAGTAGGGAACAGGGAACAGGGAACAGGGAACAGGGAACAGGGAACAGGGAACAGGGAACAGGCAATAGGCAATAGGCAATAGGCAATAGGCAATGGGGAACAGGAAGAATAAAATATAGGGTTTAGGGTTGAAGGACGAAAGAATAGCTACAACTACAACATTGAGAGGCGTTGGGGTTTTGGAAGCGAAACCCACCCCCCATTAAATCTTCAGAATAGTCAATGGTTAAGTTTTCTAGGTACTTTAAATTTTCAGGCTCAATCACAATTTCAATCTGATTACACTGATAAACGACATCACTCGACTGGCGTGTGTGATCAAATCCCATTGTATAAGACCAGTCGCAGCAGCCTCCCTTTTGAACTCCAAGACGAAAGAGGACATGAGGATGATTTTGCTTGGACTTAAGGCGCAGAACCTCACGAGTTGCTGCTGGACTGAGAGAAATCATGGAACACCTGCTTATAAAAACGTTAACCGATTTTTAGATTACCAGGGGGAATGTTGTTCTAGTTATTTTTAAGCAGGAGTCCGAGAGTAGTCATCTTGAAAGCGAATAATATCATCCTCTCCCAAATATTCTCCATTCTGGACTTCAATTAAGACAAGGGGAATCACACCGGGGTTTTCCAAGCGGTGAGACATACACTGAGGAACATAAGTAGATTGGTTCGAGAATAGAATTTCTTCACAATCCCCACACACAACCCTAGCAGTTCCGGCCACAACAATCCAGTGTTCACTGCGATGGTGGTGCATTTGTAAACTCAGCCGATGACCGGGTTGGACTTCTATCCGCTTAATTTTATATCCTGGCCCTTCTTCTAGTGTCGTAAATGAACCCCAAGGTCTCAATTCCGTTGTGGCATTACATACATTGGGGATATTTTCACAGACGGGTGTAGAATTTTCAACAATTTCCTTGACTGCTACCATGACTCTATTTCCTTATCAAACGATTTGACGGAAGTTCAATTGCTGTTATTAAAATCTGGGGTGGCGTTAGTGAACACTTGGACGGCTGTTAACGTTTTCAAGGATAACCACTACAACCACCATAGCAAATGCACCTTGGTTGCTGTGATCTATCATAATCCCCTTTAACCCGGCACTGGTCAAATCTTTACACAACATTAAATTTAGAGGTTGACTGTTGGCTGTTAACGAGTACGGGCGGGTTTAGTCAGATCTTTGTTAAATTAATCACTATCTTGATGAACCCGCCCCTACACTGATTCCTAAACCATTATGGACGGGTGCGGCTGTGGGGAAAGGACGGTCTAAATAGTATCCTCCTAGATAAAGACTGGTGGAACTTCCTCCGTCTAAATTTAAGGCGGTAACAGCGTCTAATTTTTGCAGAATTTGAGCGAGTTCGGCTAAACTAGGGCCAGAACCATTGGGACGGTTATGAACAGCTACTATTAGTAAAGTATTATTATTGGTAATTGCAATTGCACTGCGGATGGCTTTTTGTTGTTGAAAGGCGGGATTAAATCGTTCTCGCGCTGCATCTAAAACAATTTGACGATTTTGAATTAATAACGGCCCTGCTCCTAAAATATTAGGATATTTTTCAAAGTCTGGGGGTTCAGTTTTACTTTCTAATTGTACACGAGTTCCTATCGGTAATAAATTTAATAATTCGGGACGACTTCTGATCACTAATAAATAACCTTGAATGGGAATAGCAACAGCAGGTGATCCTAATTTCGGGGTTTCAAGATGACGGGTAATTTGGTTGTTTTCAACAACAATAATTTTTTCTTGATTATTAATCGGGGTATAAGTTTTTCCCCAGTCGGAAGTATAACGAGAAATTCCGGTTTCAGCATAACCACTATTTAGATATTGTAGGGGTAGGGTTTGACCCGAATTTGTTGTTATTGTTTCTTTTAAGATTAAACGATTCATAATCATAGGTTTATCCTGTCCCCAAGCGATCGCTCCTCGATTTAAAATTGGACTCGATAACCAGTTATTATTTAACCGAATAGCACCCAAAGGGTATTGATTATTGCGATTAAAAAATCCTCCATTAATCGCTGCCGAAACTCCTGCTTTTTGTGCTATATCCAATAAAGGTGAGGTTCCTTGACGAGAATTAATATTACTTAAAATAGGATTCAAGCTAATTTGAGGTTGATTTAAGTCAACTTCTAGCCAATATACCGGAAATCGTTCAACAGTTGTTACTGTATTCTTTAAAATTCGATTCAGTAAAGATCCTAAAGATATCTCAGTTTTTGGGATTTCAATATATTCTTGTCTCCACCTAAGTCCCGGTTGCCATAAAATATTTTTAGACTCTAAAAAATCCGGTTTAATATCAATAATTAAACGATAGGGAGAATCTAAAGTTGTTACAACGGGTCGCCAACCGGGAGGGACACTAAATTGTAGACGAGTTTGATAATTTTGGGATTGTAATTTTATGTTATAATCGTTATTAGATAAAAGTTTTGGATCAGCCTTGGCTTCTAAAGTTAAACTCCAATCTTGTAAAATTGGGAGAGAAGGTTGAGAAGGTTTAGGTTGATTTAGAGTTGTGGGATCATCGGTTAGAGGAGGCGGTGAAGGTTGAGGAGAAGGAGATGGCGATCGCTTTTGAATATCAGGAGTAGGTTGTTGCCAAAACGTCGGTTTATCGAGTTCAATAATAATTTTATTTGGGGAAAAAGTAGATTTTGTTTGGAGAGAATTGCTTTCTAATAATAAGGGTTCAATACGAATAGATTGAATCTTTGATGGAGGGATTGTAATTTTTAAAGTTGTTCCATTCGGTTGAATTTCCCATTGAGAACTAGCCGGAAAATTAGATAAATCTAAATAGCGATAGGGGCGAATATATTCAGCCGATAAAACAACAGAATCAGAAAACCATTGAATGGGTTGTTGCGAACTATTATTCGTATCTAGTAGATTAATCCCTAGATTCTGCATTAATCCAATATCACTCATTTTTACAGAATTTGTTGATTTTCTGTTAGATGGATCAATCCGCCAAGGAACGTTAATTAAATTATTGTTTAATTCAATAATATTTCCGTATTGTGAAGAAGAGTTTGTTCTGGGTAAAGCTAGAGTGTCAATTGGGAAGGTACTTAAACCAATTACACTTAACAATAGAATAATATTTTTTTTCGGTCGAGTCAGATTAAAATTAAGCATATTTTGACTAAACAAATAATACAGATACTATCAAACGATGAACTTGTATCAGCCAACCGTTAACAGCCAACCGTCAACCGTCAACCCGGTAATTTGTCATCAGATCCTCAAATTGTTTAACAGTGTGACCCAATTCAGTGTATGCTAATAAGGAAGGGGCTTTTTCGCCATAATGTAAATTTTGGCTACAATTTAATTCTTAATGTAAAGAACGTAACGCTTGCAGGAAAAACGTAGGGGCGGGGTTTTCCCGCCCGGTATTTCATTGGTTTTCCCGCCCGGTATTGTATAATTGTTAACCCGCCCCATCCATTCATCCCGCGCTGCAACATTTTTCTGTAGAGACGTTGCATCCAACGTCTGTACACATCTACCCTCACTCGATAAAATCAAGACATGGATAACAAGAGAGTCAATTACAACCAACAACAGAATCAACAAGAGCTTATGTCAGGGAGTATGGGCTACCCCTATGGGGGTCAACGCTGGTTAGTCGAAGAAAGAGATGCGTGCGGAGTCGGTTTTATTGCTAACCCATCCGGGGGTGCGAGTCATTCTATTATTCAAAAAGCCTTACCTGCTTTAACTTGCTTAGAACATCGGGGCGGCTGTAGTGCAGATCAAGACTCTGGGGATGGCGCCGGGATCATGACTGCTATTCCTTGGGAATTGTTAGCGCCTTGGTTTGCGGAACGAAAGATTGATATTCTGCAAGAACCGGAATGTAAATTTGGGGTGGGGATGGTGTTTTTACCCCAAGATAGTGATTTAGCAGCTAAAGCGCGTGAAATTATTGAAGCTGACCTTAAACAAGAAGAATTAGTTCTAGTGGGTTGGCGGGAAGTCCCTGTAAAACCGGAAGTTCTGGGAGAACAAGCCAGAGAAAATCAACCCCGGATTGAACAAGTTATTGTATATTCAGCTAAGGGTAATACTGGGGATGATTTAGATCGACAACTGTTTTTAGCCCGTCGTTCTTCTGGGGTGGCGTTAAAACAGGATGGGTTAGTCTGGGGTGAGGATATTTATATTTGTTCTTTTTCTTGCCGTACCATTGTCTATAAAGGCATGGTGCGCTCGGCGATTTTAGGAGAATTTTATTTAGATTTAATTAACCCAGCCTATAAGAGTAATTTCGCAGTTTATCATCGACGCTTCAGTACGAATACGATGCCGCGCTGGCCTTTAGCCCAACCGATGCGACTGTTAGGGCATAATGGCGAAATTAATACTTTATTGGGTAATATTAACTGGATGCGAGCCAGGGAAGGAATTCTTTCTCATCCGGTTTGGGGCGATCGCTTAAAAACCTTAATTCCCTTTGTCGATGCTAACAATAGTGATTCGGCTAATTTAGATAATGTCATGGAGTTGCTGGTGAGAACCGGGCGCTGTCCGTTGGAAGCGTTGATGATTATGGTTCCTGAAGCTTATAAAAACCAGCCAAACCTCAAAGATCTGCCCGAAATTACCGATTTCTATGAATATTATAGTGGGATTCAAGAACCTTGGGATGGCCCTGCATTATTAGTGTTTAGTGATGGGAAACAAATTGGCGCCTGTTTAGACCGTAACGGTTTACGTCCCGCCCGCTATTGTATTACTAAAGATGGCGTGATCATGGTTTCCTCCGAAGCTGGGGTGGTAGATATTCCCGAAGATGAAATTCAGGAAAAAGGCCGTTTAGGGCCAGGACAAATGATTGCGGTAGATTTGAGTACCCATGAGGTTCTGAAAAATTGGCAGATTAAACAACGAGTCGCCCATGAACACCCTTATCGGGAATGGTTACAACAATATCGTAAAGACGCGCAACCCCAACCCTTTGTCAGCGAAAAACAATTAGCAGCCAACGTTCTGCTAGAACAGCAAACCGCCTTTGGCTATGGGGCGGAAGATTTAGATATCCAAATTGCGGATATGGCGAGTACAGCCAAAGAAGCGACGTTCTGTATGGGAGATGATATTCCCTTGGCGGTGCTTTCCGATAAACCTCATTTGTTATATGACTACTTTAAACAACGGTTTGCTCAGGTAACAAACCCTCCGATTGACCCATTGCGGGAACGGATTGTCATGTCCTTGTGTATGCGGTTGGGGAAACGGGGGAATTTGTTAGACGCAAAACCTGAAGATGCTCGACTGTTTAAAATTGACTCTCCCCTGCTGAATGAGGCAGAATTAGAAGCTTTGCGTCAGTCGGATTTTCCCAGTGCAACGCTCTCAACGCTTTATGGGTTAGAAAGTGGGCCTAATGGTTGTGCGATCGCTCTCACCCGACTTTGTGAGAAAGCCGCCGAAGCGGTGGATCAAGGCAAAGAAATCATTATTCTGTCGGATCAAGGGTTAACGGCTGAACAGACCTATATTCCGCCCTTGTTAGCGGTGGGGGCTGTTCACCACTATTTAATTAAAACCGGGAAACGGTTAAACGCTTCAATTGTGGTAGAAACGGCTCAATGTTGGAATACCCATCATTTTGCTTGTTTAGTGGGTTATGGAGCTTCGTCTATTTGTCCTTATCTGGCGCTGGAAAGTGTGCGCCATTGGTGGTCTATTCCCCTAATTCAGAGCAATATGGAGAAGGGGAAATTACCCGCTATGACCATCGAAGATGCCCAAAATAACTATCGCAAGGCGGTAGAAGATGGGTTGCTGAAGATCTTATCGAAAATGGGGATCTCGCTGTTGTCTTCCTATCAAGGGGCGCAAATCTTTGAAGCCATTGGTATTGGAGAAGATCTGCTAGACGTTGGTTTCCGAGGTACGGTGTCTCGTATGGGCGGGTTAACGATTTCTGAGTTAAGCCAAGAGGTGTATCAATTCCATGCCAAAGCCTTCCCCGTAGAAGGGAAAAAGTTAGAAAACTTTGGATTTGTCAACGCCATGAAGCGGGGTGAATATCACTTAAATACCCCAGAAATGACAAAACTGTTACATCAAGCCGTTCGTTCTACGGAGGGAAATGGATTTGACTTGTATGAAATGTATCGCAAATTCATGGAAAGTCGCCCTGTAACAGCATTACGGGATTTGTTAGATTTTAAGAGCGATCGCACTTCCATTCCTTTAGATGAGGTTGAACCCGTTGAAGAGATTGTTAAACGCTTCTGTACTGGGGGGATGTCCTTGGGAGCTTTATCTCCCGAAGCCCATGAAGTCTTAGCCATTGCTATGAACCGTTTAGGGGGTAAATCCAATTCAGGCGAAGGTGGAGAAGATCCCGCCCGCTTCAAAATGTTTAACGATGTTGATGAAAATGGGATTTCCCTGGGTCGTCCTTATTTAAAAGGATTGCAAAATGGAGATAGCGCCAGTTCTGCAATTAAACAGGTGGCGTCGGGACGGTTTGGAGTCACACCCGAATATTTGATGAGCGCTCAGTCCATTGAGATTAAAGTCGCTCAAGGGGCTAAACCAGGGGAAGGGGGACAGTTACCGGGTAAAAAAGTTAGTCCCTATATTGCCATGTTGCGGCGGTCTAAACCCGGAGTTACCTTAATTTCGCCTCCTCCTCACCATGATATTTATTCTATTGAGGACTTAGCCCAATTAATTTTTGACCTGCACCAAATTAACCCGAAAGCGACGGTTTCGGTGAAATTAGTAGCAGAAGTCGGTATTGGGACTATTGCGGCGGGGGTTGCTAAAGCCAACGCAGACTATATTCAAATTTCCGGTCACGACGGCGGGACAGGTGCGTCTCCCCTGTCTTCCATTAAACACGCGGGAGGCCCTTGGGAATTGGGGTTAACGGAAGTGCATCGGGTGTTGATGGGAAATAAACTCCGCGATCGCGTGCGTTTGCGCGTTGATGGCGGTTTCAAAACCGGATGGGATGTGGTAATGGGAGCGTTAATGGGGGCTGAAGAGTTCGGCTTCGGAACGGTGGCGATGATCGCTGAAGGCTGTGTAATGGCCCGGATTTGCCATACTAATAGTTGTCCGGTGGGTGTTACCTCTCAACAGGAACGTTTGCGGGAGCGCTTCCCCGGAACTCCGGGTCATGTCGTGAATTTCTTCTATTTTGTCGCCGAGGAAGTCCGCCATATTTTAGCCGCGTTGGGATATCGCAAATTAGTGGATTTAGTCGGACGGTCAGACCTGTTGAAACGTCGGGATAACGTAACTGTGGCGAAAACTCAACACCTGAATGTAGAGGTATTGACCCAGACGCCTGTTAGCAGCGATCGCAATTGGTTAAACCATGAACCCATCCATAGTAACGGCCCAGTTTTAGATGATGTGTTATTAGAAGATGCGGAAATTGCTAC is from Planktothrix serta PCC 8927 and encodes:
- the fusA gene encoding elongation factor G — translated: MARTVPLERVRNIGIAAHIDAGKTTTTERILFYSGMVHKMGEVHEGTAVTDWMAQERERGITITAAAITTSWKDHKINIIDTPGHVDFTIEVERSMRVLDGVIAVFCSVGGVQPQSETVWRQADRYKVPRIVFVNKMDRTGANFFKVYEQIRDRLRANAVPIQIPIGSEDNLQGLVDLVEMKAYIYTNDKGTDIEITDDIPEAVREIAEEYRVKLVESVAETDDHLMEKYLEGEELTNEEIRTQLRKGTVAGTIIPLLCGSAFKNKGVQQLLDAVVDYLPAPGEVPPIQGTLPSGEIDVRYADDNAPLSALAFKIMADPYGRLTFVRVYSGVLQKGSYVLNSSKDKKERISRLIVLKADDRIEVDELRAGDLGAALGLKDTLTGDTLCDDAKPIILESLFIPEPVISVAVEPKTKQDMEKLSKALQSLSEEDPTFRVSVDSETNQTVIAGMGELHLEILVDRMLREFKVEANVGAPQVAYRETIRESVKAEGKFIRQSGGKGQYGHVVINLEPGEPGSGFEFVSKIVGGTVPKEYINPAEQGMKEACETGVVAGYPLIDLKATLVDGSYHDVDSSEMAFKIAGSMALKAAANKAKPVLLEPMMKVEVEVPEDFIGNVIGDLNSRRGQIEGQGTEQGIAKVTAKVPLAEMFGYATDIRSKTQGRGIFTMEFSHYEEVPRSVAEAIVAKNKGN
- the rpsG gene encoding 30S ribosomal protein S7; translation: MSRRRVVQKRPIPADPVYNSRLVSMMVRRIMKHGKKSIAYRIIYQALKTIEERTGSEPLEVFEKAVRNATPLVEVKARRVGGATYQVPMEVRSERGTALALRWLIQYARARTGRSMAVRLANELMDAANESGSAVRKREETHRMAEANKAFAHYRY
- the rpsL gene encoding 30S ribosomal protein S12; its protein translation is MPTIQQLIRSAREQTQKKTKSPALKSCPQRRGVCTRVYTTTPKKPNSALRKVARVRLTSGYEVTAYIPGIGHNLQEHSVVMIRGGRVKDLPGVRYHIIRGTLDTAGVKDRRQGRSKYGAKRPK
- a CDS encoding HesB/IscA family protein, whose protein sequence is MISLSPAATREVLRLKSKQNHPHVLFRLGVQKGGCCDWSYTMGFDHTRQSSDVVYQCNQIEIVIEPENLKYLENLTIDYSEDLMGGGFRFQNPNASQCCSCSYSFVLQP
- a CDS encoding phosphomannose isomerase type II C-terminal cupin domain, translated to MVAVKEIVENSTPVCENIPNVCNATTELRPWGSFTTLEEGPGYKIKRIEVQPGHRLSLQMHHHRSEHWIVVAGTARVVCGDCEEILFSNQSTYVPQCMSHRLENPGVIPLVLIEVQNGEYLGEDDIIRFQDDYSRTPA
- a CDS encoding phosphodiester glycosidase family protein, encoding MLNFNLTRPKKNIILLLSVIGLSTFPIDTLALPRTNSSSQYGNIIELNNNLINVPWRIDPSNRKSTNSVKMSDIGLMQNLGINLLDTNNSSQQPIQWFSDSVVLSAEYIRPYRYLDLSNFPASSQWEIQPNGTTLKITIPPSKIQSIRIEPLLLESNSLQTKSTFSPNKIIIELDKPTFWQQPTPDIQKRSPSPSPQPSPPPLTDDPTTLNQPKPSQPSLPILQDWSLTLEAKADPKLLSNNDYNIKLQSQNYQTRLQFSVPPGWRPVVTTLDSPYRLIIDIKPDFLESKNILWQPGLRWRQEYIEIPKTEISLGSLLNRILKNTVTTVERFPVYWLEVDLNQPQISLNPILSNINSRQGTSPLLDIAQKAGVSAAINGGFFNRNNQYPLGAIRLNNNWLSSPILNRGAIAWGQDKPMIMNRLILKETITTNSGQTLPLQYLNSGYAETGISRYTSDWGKTYTPINNQEKIIVVENNQITRHLETPKLGSPAVAIPIQGYLLVIRSRPELLNLLPIGTRVQLESKTEPPDFEKYPNILGAGPLLIQNRQIVLDAARERFNPAFQQQKAIRSAIAITNNNTLLIVAVHNRPNGSGPSLAELAQILQKLDAVTALNLDGGSSTSLYLGGYYLDRPFPTAAPVHNGLGISVGAGSSR
- the gltB gene encoding glutamate synthase large subunit, which translates into the protein MDNKRVNYNQQQNQQELMSGSMGYPYGGQRWLVEERDACGVGFIANPSGGASHSIIQKALPALTCLEHRGGCSADQDSGDGAGIMTAIPWELLAPWFAERKIDILQEPECKFGVGMVFLPQDSDLAAKAREIIEADLKQEELVLVGWREVPVKPEVLGEQARENQPRIEQVIVYSAKGNTGDDLDRQLFLARRSSGVALKQDGLVWGEDIYICSFSCRTIVYKGMVRSAILGEFYLDLINPAYKSNFAVYHRRFSTNTMPRWPLAQPMRLLGHNGEINTLLGNINWMRAREGILSHPVWGDRLKTLIPFVDANNSDSANLDNVMELLVRTGRCPLEALMIMVPEAYKNQPNLKDLPEITDFYEYYSGIQEPWDGPALLVFSDGKQIGACLDRNGLRPARYCITKDGVIMVSSEAGVVDIPEDEIQEKGRLGPGQMIAVDLSTHEVLKNWQIKQRVAHEHPYREWLQQYRKDAQPQPFVSEKQLAANVLLEQQTAFGYGAEDLDIQIADMASTAKEATFCMGDDIPLAVLSDKPHLLYDYFKQRFAQVTNPPIDPLRERIVMSLCMRLGKRGNLLDAKPEDARLFKIDSPLLNEAELEALRQSDFPSATLSTLYGLESGPNGCAIALTRLCEKAAEAVDQGKEIIILSDQGLTAEQTYIPPLLAVGAVHHYLIKTGKRLNASIVVETAQCWNTHHFACLVGYGASSICPYLALESVRHWWSIPLIQSNMEKGKLPAMTIEDAQNNYRKAVEDGLLKILSKMGISLLSSYQGAQIFEAIGIGEDLLDVGFRGTVSRMGGLTISELSQEVYQFHAKAFPVEGKKLENFGFVNAMKRGEYHLNTPEMTKLLHQAVRSTEGNGFDLYEMYRKFMESRPVTALRDLLDFKSDRTSIPLDEVEPVEEIVKRFCTGGMSLGALSPEAHEVLAIAMNRLGGKSNSGEGGEDPARFKMFNDVDENGISLGRPYLKGLQNGDSASSAIKQVASGRFGVTPEYLMSAQSIEIKVAQGAKPGEGGQLPGKKVSPYIAMLRRSKPGVTLISPPPHHDIYSIEDLAQLIFDLHQINPKATVSVKLVAEVGIGTIAAGVAKANADYIQISGHDGGTGASPLSSIKHAGGPWELGLTEVHRVLMGNKLRDRVRLRVDGGFKTGWDVVMGALMGAEEFGFGTVAMIAEGCVMARICHTNSCPVGVTSQQERLRERFPGTPGHVVNFFYFVAEEVRHILAALGYRKLVDLVGRSDLLKRRDNVTVAKTQHLNVEVLTQTPVSSDRNWLNHEPIHSNGPVLDDVLLEDAEIATAIQNQGTVTKTVRVVNTDRTVGTRIAGKIASLYGDKGFAGQINLNFTGSAGQSFGAFNLPGMKLTLTGEANDYVGKGMHGGEIIIKPPAAVTYDPSENVIIGNTCLYGATGGTLYAYGKAGERFAVRNSLGKAVIEGAGDHCCEYMTGGVVVVLGKVGRNVGAGQTGGLGYFLDEDGEFPEMINPEIVKIQRVSTPMGEQQLKELIEQHAERTGSEKAKAILANWSEYLPKFWQVVPPSEKDSPEASVAELAIAI